A window from Gossypium raimondii isolate GPD5lz chromosome 7, ASM2569854v1, whole genome shotgun sequence encodes these proteins:
- the LOC105771382 gene encoding uncharacterized protein LOC105771382 isoform X2, whose product MASSLPSSFAIISPSSNHYSRQPIHVRAQSFRDGGGSSNRVDANLSVLRERIEQVKMKEKLERCCRSYDKWGWNYGAGYNYKVKRDGQLSELFELLSLVGATLGFTCLTGILFLCFFSFFLHLNQWF is encoded by the exons ATGGCTTCTTCATTACCTTCATCTTTCGCCATAATTTCACCATCTTCCAACCATTATTCTCGTCAACCCATTCATGTTAGAGCTCAAAGCTTTAGAGATGGAG GTGGGTCAAGTAACCGGGTGGATGCGAATTTGAGTGTTCTAAGGGAGAGAATAGAGCAGGTGAAGATGAAGGAGAAGCTGGAGAGATGTTGCAGGTCATATGATAAGTGGGGGTGGAACTATGGAGCTGGGTATAATTATAAAGTTAAAAGAGATGGGCAATTATCAGAATTGTTTGAACTTTTGAGTTTGGTAGGGGCAACCCTTGGCTTTACCTGCCTTACGGGCATTCTTTTCctttgctttttttctttttttcttcatttaaatCAATGGTTTTGA
- the LOC105771382 gene encoding uncharacterized protein LOC105771382 isoform X1, which translates to MASSLPSSFAIISPSSNHYSRQPIHVRAQSFRDGGNQPLYIHQLSPIILIVNSFSNIISYRGGSSNRVDANLSVLRERIEQVKMKEKLERCCRSYDKWGWNYGAGYNYKVKRDGQLSELFELLSLVGATLGFTCLTGILFLCFFSFFLHLNQWF; encoded by the exons ATGGCTTCTTCATTACCTTCATCTTTCGCCATAATTTCACCATCTTCCAACCATTATTCTCGTCAACCCATTCATGTTAGAGCTCAAAGCTTTAGAGATGGAGGTAATCAACCATTATATATCCATCAACTTTCTCCTATTATTCTTATTGtcaattctttttcaaatattataagtTATAGAG GTGGGTCAAGTAACCGGGTGGATGCGAATTTGAGTGTTCTAAGGGAGAGAATAGAGCAGGTGAAGATGAAGGAGAAGCTGGAGAGATGTTGCAGGTCATATGATAAGTGGGGGTGGAACTATGGAGCTGGGTATAATTATAAAGTTAAAAGAGATGGGCAATTATCAGAATTGTTTGAACTTTTGAGTTTGGTAGGGGCAACCCTTGGCTTTACCTGCCTTACGGGCATTCTTTTCctttgctttttttctttttttcttcatttaaatCAATGGTTTTGA